CTCGATTTCGGGCGTCGTCTTGATGATCGCGAGCACCGGCGTGATGCCCGAGCCGCCGGAGAACGCGAGGTACTGCTGGCCCTGTTCGGCGTTCAGGTGCGTGAAGAAGCGGCCGTCCGGCGTCATCACGTCGATCGTGTGGCCGGGCTGCAGCGTGTCGAACGCGAAGTTCGAGAAAACGCCCGCCGCGCACGCGCTTGATGCCGATGCGCAACTCGCCGTCGCGGTCGTAGTCGGTGACGCCCACGCAGATCGAATACGAGCGGCGCGTTTCCTCACCGTCGATATGCGTCTTCAGCGTGACGAACTGGCCCTGCGTGAAGCGGTACTGGTCGCGCAGTTCGGGCGGGACTTCGAAGGCGACCGACACCGCATCGGCGGTTTCGGGACGTACTTCGCGGATACGCAGCGGATGGAATTGCGGGGTGGCCATATCAGTACGGTTTGAAGTAGTCGAAGGGTTCGCGGCAGTCGAGGCAGCGATACAGGGCCTTGCAGGCGGTCGAGCCGAACTGCGCGAGCCGCTCGGTGTGTGCGGAGCCGCAGCGCGGGCAGGCCGGTGCCGGCAGCGCGCGCGGCACGAAGCGCAGGACTTTCTCCTGCGGCGCGGCGCTCGCGTGGGCGGCCGAACCGCAGTTGCCCGTGGGCGGCGCGATGCCGTAGACGCGCAGTTTTTCGCGCGCCTCGGCGGTGATCCAGTCGGTGGTCCACGCCGGCGCGAGCACGGTGGCGACGCGGTAGGGCGTGAGCTGCGCGGCCTCGAGCGCACGGCCGATGTCTTCGGCAATCTGCGACATCGCCGGGCAGCCCGAGTAGGTCGGCGTGATCACGACCTCGAGCGCGCCGTCCGCGGCGCGTCGCACGTCGCGCAGGATGCCGAGCTCGCGGATCGAGACCACCGGGATCTCCGGGTCGGGTACCGCTTCGAGCACGCTCCACGCGCGGGTGAGCGCGGGATCGGTCGTGGCGGTGGTGGCGGTCGAGGTCGTCATCCCGGGCTCACCAGCTCGCGCCCGGATGCTGGCGCGCGAGGCTCTGCATTTCGGCGAGCACGAAACCCATGTGCTCCGAATGCTCGCCGTGCTTGCCGGTGCTCACGTGCCGCAGCGCCGCGGGCAGCGTCAGCGTGGCCGCGTCGAGCGTGGCGCGCACGTCGTCGAGCCATGCGGCTTCCAGCGTCGAGGTGCGCGGGCCGACGCCCGCCGCGGCGATCGCGTCTTCCACCGCGTCCGCGCTGAAGAACTCGTACGTGTACGGCATCAGATAGTCGAGCGCGGCCTGCGCGCGACGGTGCGATTCGTCGGTGCCGTCGCCGAAACGGATCAGCCACTCGCCCGCGTGATGCACGTGGTACTGCGTTTCCTTGACCGACTTCGCGGCGATCGCGGCGAGCTGTTCGTCGGCGGAGCCCGTCAGCGCGCCCCACAGACGCATCATCAGCGTCGCGTACAGGAAGTTGCGCACGATCGTCACCGCGTAGTCCTTCTGCGCCTGCGCGGTGCCGGCGAGCGGCCCGTAGTGCGGCAGCTCGGCGAGCGTGTAGTTCGCGAATTCGCGCTCGGCGCGGAAGTACGCGTAGTCGTCCTCGCTGCGCTGACGGCCGGTGAGCTGCTGCTCGAGCGTGGCCGCGTGCGTGTACAGCAGGCGCGCCTGGCCGATCAGGTCGAGGCTCATGTTCGACAGCGCGATGTCCTCTTCGAGGATCGGGCCGTGGCCGCACCACTCGCTGTTGCGCTGACCGAGGATCAGCGCGGTATCGGCGAGGCGCAGCACGTACTGCAGATGTTCGGGCGTGATGGACATAGTGGTCATGGCGCGCTTACATGTGGTTGACTTCGTCGGGCAGCGTGTAGAACGTCGGGTGACGATAGATCTTGTCGCCCGCCGGTTCGAACAGCTCGGCCTTCTCGTCGGGCGCCGAGGCGGTGATCGCCGCGGACGGCACCACCCAGATGCTCACGCCTTCCTGGCGGCGCGTGTAGACGTCGCGCGCCATGCGCAGCGCCATCGGCGCGTCGGCCGCGTGCAGACTGCCGCAGTGCTTGTGGTCGAGTCCCTGCTTGCTGCGCACGAACACTTCCCAAATCGGCCATTCCCTGTTCATTGCTGATCTCCTGATTCCTGACTCTCGCTGATCTTTCGCCGTGCCACTCAGGCGGCGTGCTGTTGCGCGCGCTGGCGCTGCTTGTCGGCATGGGCGAGCGCGGCTTCGCGCACCCAGGCGCCGTCTTCATGGGCCTTCACGCGCGTGGCGAGGCGCTCGCGGTTGCACGGGCCGTCGCCATTGACGACGCGCCAGAACTCTTCCCAGTCGATGTCGCCGTAGTCGTAGTGGCCGCGCGCCGCGTTCCATTTGAGCTGCGCATCGGGCAGCGTGACGCCGAGCACCTTCGCCTGCTCGACGGTCGCGTCGACGAATTTCTGGCGCAGGTCGTCGTTGGTGATGCGCTTGATGCCCCATTGCGCCGACTGGTTGCTGTGCACCGAGTCCCTGTCGCTCGGGCCGAACATCATCAGCACCGGCCACCACCAGCGGTTCACCGCCTGCTGCATGAGCTCGCGCTGCGCGGCGGTGCCGGCCATCATCGCGAGCAGCGCATCGAACCCCTGGCGCTGGTGGAACGACTCTTCCTTGCAGATGCGGATCATCGCGCGGGCGTACGGCCCGTAGGTGCAGCGGCACAGCGGGATCTGGTTCATGATCGCCGCGCCGTCGACCAGCCAGCCGATCACGCCGACGTCGGCCCAGGTGGGCGTCGGGTAGTTGAAGATGCTCGAATACTTGGCCTTGCCCGCGTGCAGCGCGTCGATCAGCTGCTCGCGCGACACGCCGAGCGTTTCGGCGGCGCTATACAGATAGAGCCCGTGGCCGGCTTCGTCCTGCACCTTGGCGATCAGGATCGCCTTGCGCTTCAGGCTCGGCGCGCGCGTGATCCAGTTGCCCTCGGGCAGCATGCCGACGATCTCCGAGTGCGCGTGCTGCGAGATCTGCCGCACCAGCGTCTTGCGGTACGCGTCGGGCATCCAGTCCTGCGGCTCGATCTTGCCGTCGGCGGCCATGACCGCGTCGAAGCGCGCCTGTTCGGGCGAATTCGCGTCCGCGTCCAGCGGGGCGACGTGGCCGGGGATATCGAGGGATTGGGTGTACATCTGCACCATCCAGAAGAAGTGGCAATGTGACGCAGTATAAATTAACCGACCGGTCGGTCAATTGAATTTTACTTTCGATCGATAAGTGGAATAGGATCGGGGATACCCTCGGGCCATCCTTGGGCACGCGGGCGAGATTGCTCTACCGTCAATCCATCCAGGAGGTAGTGATGTCACGGACTGTCAGATTTACCGAGGCCGGTGCGCCCGAAGTGCTTCGATTCGTCGAAGAATCGGTCCGCGGCCCAGGCCGCGGTGAAGTTCGGATCAATGTGAAGGCGATCGGTCTCAATCGCGCGGAAGCGATGTGGCGCACCGACCGGTACATCGAACCGGTGCGCTTTCCGGCTGGGCTCGGGTACGAGGCGGCCGGCATCGTCGATGCGGTGGGCGAGGGCGTCGTCAATTTCGCGCCCGGAGACGAGGTCAGTGTGATCCCGTCGTTCTCGATGAATCAGTACTTCACCTACGGCGAAGTCATCATCGTGCCGGACCATGCGGTTGTCAGGCATCCGAAGTCGCTTTCCTTCGCCGAGGCCGCTTCGGTGTGGATGATGTTCGTCACCGCTTATGGCGCGCTGATCGAAGATGCGAGGGTAGGCGCCGGCGACCATGTCGTCGTGCCGGCCGCTTCGAGCAGCGTTGGACTGGCGGCGATCCAGCTGGCGAATTACTCGGGGGCGACGTCGATCGCGGTCACGCGCCATGCCGGCAAGAGACAGCAGTTGCTCGACGCGGGTGCCGCCCACGTGATAGTGACGGACGAGTCGGACCTTGTCGAAGAGATCATGCGGATCACGGATGGAAAGGGGGCTCGCGTCGCATTCGATCCGGTCGGCGGCCCGAACTTCGCGAAACTGATCGAGGCGCTGTCGTTCCAGGGGATCGCGTATCTGTACGGCGCGCTCGACGAGCGTGCTACGACGCTGCCTGTGCTGCAGATGATCGCCAGGATGAATTCCGTGAAGGCGCACAACATCTGGCTAACGAGTGGCGATCCGACGCGCCGGAAGGCCGCGGTGGAGTTCGTGCTCAAGGGCCTCGGAAGCGGCTCGCTGAAGCCGGTCATCGATCGCACCTTTGCGTTCGACGAGATCGTCGACGCGCACCGCTACCTCGAAACCAACGGGCAGTTCGGCAAGATCGTGGTAACGGTGTAGCCCAAGGCCTGGCATTGCCCTGAGCAGACTTCCCGTGCGTGTCAGGAGACCACATCGGCGAGCGGCCGCCTCGGCGCATGACGGACGCGCGGGCCGCGCCCAACGCGAAGCAGAAGCTGCGGAAACGCGTCCGTGCGCAGCAGCGTCCGGAGCCGCTCGCGCAGCGCGTCCACTTCGATCGGCTGGTTCAGGTACGAAGCGGTCAATCCCGCCGATGCCGCGACCAGCAACATGCGTTCGAGCGCCTGTCCCGCCGCGAGCCATGCCTCGCGGTCGTCGCGCATCGTCGCGATGCCGACCATCAGCGGCGAGCCATCCACGAGGTGCTGGTGCGTGGCCGGCTGGCCCGCGCCAGCATCGAACACCCGGACGGCCAGGCTGACGAGCGGCGCCGCGAAATCGAGCAGCGCGCCGACAGCGGTACCGTAAGCGGGCATGCCATCGTCGCGTCGCCGCGGGTGAATCCAGCTGGCGAGTTCGCGCCTGAAACGCGGGTCAGCGAACTGCGCTCGATCCGCATCGGCGATCAGGCGCGCGAGCGCCTCGCGCGCGGCTTTCTGCTCCACGCAGCAGGCAAGCGCGCCCTCGTCGTCGCAGCCGTCGCTGAACTTGCGTTGCAGTGCGGCGGGCACAGGGTTATCGACGAACGGCGCACGCGTCGTCACGCGCTCCGTCAGCGCGTCGAAAAGATCATGCAGGTGCGGGTCGCGAGGCCCGTCGCGCGACACGCGTACGAGCGCCACGATGTCGGGGTCCGCTTCCGCTGGAAACAGTGTGATCGCATAAGCGAGGCCGAGTCGGCACAGCGCCACGCGAAGATTGAACAAAGCCGCGCCGCAGCTCATCAGAAGTTCGCGATCGAAAGGATCGACCACGGGAAGCGCGCGCATGCGGTCGGCGCAGATCTGTACGGTCTCGCCGTCGACGATGAACCGCCACGGTTGCGTGTTGTGATTCGACGGCGCGAGTACCGCGTAGTGCAGCGCAAAGCGCAATTGCTGTTCCACAGGCGTGGAGGCGGGGAAGTGCGGTTCACCGATTTCCCAGGCATCATGTTGCGCGGCATCGCTCATCTCGAAGTCTCCTGTCGGATCAGGGCCGCAAGCACGCGGTTCGTGTCGTTATCGTGTCACCGGGCACCGCGGCGGGGAAGCACTACAAATCGTTCTCGTCGTCGAACAGCTTATGGCGGATCGCATAGCGAACCAGCCCGTTCTCGTTCGGCATCTGCATTTTTTCGAGGATGCGGGTCTTGTGCGTGCTGATCGTTTTCACGCTGACGCAAAGTTCGTTGGCGATCCCGGTGATGCTCTGGCCTTCGACGAGGCGCCGGAACACGTCGAATTCGCGGTCGGACAAGCGCTGGTGCGGCAGCGTGTCGGCCGGCTCGTTCAGATTCTGCGCGAAGCGTTCGGCCATCGCGAGGCTCACATAGACGCCCCCCGACGCGACTTTCGTCACCGCGCCGACCAGTTCCGCGCTCGCGCTTTCCTTGGTCAGATAGCCCGATGCGCCCGCCTTGAACGCACGCACCGCGTATTGCTGCTCGGCGTGCATCGTCAGCACCAGAATTCGCAGATCGGGTTTTTCCTCCTTGATCTGCTTGATCAGTTCAATGCCGTTGCGCCCCGGCATCGACAGGTCGAGCACGAGCACGTGTGCCTGGGTCGCGCGGATCAGCGCGATCGTCGTCGCGCTGTCGCACGCTTCGCCGGCTACCTCGAAGCCGTTCGCTTGCTGCAGGATATGGCGCAGTCCGTCGCGCACGAGCGTGTGGTCGTCGGCCAGCAACACCTTGATCATCGGGTGATCTCTTCCGGTTGCATCCATTGGCAGGAAAACCTGAAGCAATCGCGAAGTCGCGCTTTGCGCTGTGTCGATGCGCATGGAATCGCCGGGCATCGACGCGTGTTCGCGCAAATCGATTTTAGTCGGCTTTTCGTGACCGTTGGCTCCAGGGGTTTCGCGATCGGCGGCTCGTTCACGATCCGCGATCCACTGACCGCTTGCCCGGCTAACGAGCGGTATCCGTAACACGCGACGCAGCCGCGACGGTTTCGATACCCGGCTGCATCAAGTCGATCACCGGTCGCCAGAACGCGGGCGAGTCGAACGCTGCCATCGGTACCGCGGTGTCGAACGACAAGGTCAGCGCCTGTTCTGCCGGCGTCAGTACGTCGGCGTTCGCGAGTTGACGCGCGAGCGTGGCGGTGTCCGCGTCGGAGAGATCGCGCGGACCACGCCGGCGCGCTTCGATGCGTTGCGCGAGCACCGCTGGGTCGGCACGAAAGTCGAGAATGCGGGCCGGTACGCCAAGCCGTTCGGCGAGTGCCAAAAACGTGCCGCGCTGACTCGATTCGAGAAAGGTCGCGTCGACGATCACACTGTGGCCGGTTTGCAGCACGCCGTGCGTGAGTCCAAGCAGGTGATCGTAGATCGCGTGACGCGCAGCTTGCGTGTAGTGTTCGGCGCCGAGCGCCATTTGCGCGTCGGACGCTGGCCGCATGCGCTTGCGTTCCGCATCGCTCGACACGCGCACCGCGCCGCACAGGTCCGCCAGAGCGCGGCTCGCGACCGATTTTCCCGAACCGGAAAAGCCATGACACAGCAGCAGAACGGGTCGCGGCTTCTGCGTTTGCGCCCGCGCGACCTCGAGGTAGCGCAGGGCCGGTTGCGGGAGCGCGACGTTGCGGCCCGCCACGTGCCCCGCTTTCAGGCACGCGACCCACGCCCGCACCAGCGCCCGATACGCGATGTACAAGGGCATCAGAGACAGCGCCGCATAGTCGCCCGACGTTTCCAGCCAACGGTTCAACAGGCGATTGGCGAGACGAGGTTGCGCTCGCGCGCACAGGTCCATCACGAGAAACGCGACATCCGCCGCGACGTCGATCCAGCGTAGCGCATCGTCGAAGTCGATACAGTCGAACATCGCGATGGCGCCGCGCCAGCGCACCACGTTGTCGAGATGCAGATCGCCGTGGCAGCCGCGCACGAAACCCTCGGCGCGGCGCCGCTCGATCAGCGGCGCGAGTTCGTCGAGCTGTCGCGCGCACCACGCGGCAATGCCGGGCAGCGCGGGATGGCTGCAATTGGCCAGCAGCGGTGCGTTGATCGTTTCGATCTGGGCTCGCACCAGCGTCGCGCTGCCGTAGCGCGACGAGGGCGCGTTGCGGGGTGCGCTCAGGTGATAGTCGGCGAGCCGCTTCGCCGCGCCGTCGATGTCGCGCGGCGTCAGTGCTCCGTTCGCCGCGAGACTCGAAAAGAGCATCGCCTCGTCGAAGCGGCGCATCTTGACCACGTGCTCGACGGCGACGCCGCCGGCGCCGAGCGCCAGCACGCCGGCACGGCGCGCAATCGGTATCACGGCGGCGTAGATACCTCGCGCGAGTGGCCGGTTCAGGCGGAGCTGGGCTTCGCAGCAGCGCTGGCGTGTCGAGGCGGAGGTAAAGTCCGCGAAGCCTGGTGCGACGGGTTTGATGATCTTGTACGCGAAGCGCCCGGCGAGATACACGACGGATATATGCGTTTCGATTCTGACGATCCCGCCCGCCGGATGACGGTAGGTGCCCGGCCTGCGCAGCGTCGCGTCGAGTCCGCGCAGGCTGCGACGCGCGGCGCGCAATCGGTTGGCGACATGCAGGCTGCCGTGAAGTGTGGCATCGGCTCGGCGCGCGGAAGGCTTGCGGCTCGGCGGCGCACTCATGCCAGGCTCCATGTCGTGACGAGCGGCGCGCCGGGCCGCGCGTGATCGAGAAAAACGAGCGTCTGATTCGACACGGTTGACCTCCACGTAGTGGGACGGCCGGCGCCCGCCTTGCGCGCGAGCCAAAATCGTCTACTCATTCAAGTCATCGGGTATGGTAACCGGCTTGATCTGAATCGACGAGGCGGTCAAGCGGACGATACCGGCGTACGCTTCCATTTTGAAGTGGAGCGGGGGCACCGTTTGACCCCAGTCGAAGCGCGTGCGATCGTGGCAGCGACGCGCGGGTGGAGCAGCGGATGAAGCGATTCGATATTTTCAATGGCGATGCGGACGGCATTTGCGCGCTGCATCAGTTGCGGCTCGCCGAGCCTGCCGACACCATCCTGATCACCGGGGCCAAGCGCGAGGTCACGCTGCTGCACCGCGCGAACGCGCAGCCGGGCGACAGCGTGACCGTGCTGGATATTTCGCTCGATGCGAACCGCGATCCATTCGTCGCGTTGCTGGCTCTTGGGGTAAAGATCGACTATTTCGATCATCATTTCTCGGGACCGATACCCGCAAACGCGTTGCTGACGACGCATATCGATACGTCACCAGATACGTGCACGGCGCTGCTCGTGGACCGCCATCTGCAAGGCCGGTACACGCGCTGGGCGGTGGTCGCGGCCTATGGCGACAACCTGCATCCGGCAGCGCACCGGGCCGCCACCGCGTGCGCGATGAACTCGTCCGACGAGCGCAAGCTGCGTGAACTTGGCGAAGCGATCAACTACAACGCGTACGGGGATAGCGTCGGCGATCTTGCCGTCGATCCCGTCGACATGTATCGCGCAATCCAACCCTATGCGGACCCGCTCGAGTTCATTGCGTCGACCAGCGTGCTGCCCGAACTGCAGGCGCGGCGCACTGAAGACCTCGAGATGGCCTTGGGACTCGTGGAAGTCCGGCGGCTCGCCAATGGAACGCTGCACATTC
The nucleotide sequence above comes from Paraburkholderia youngii. Encoded proteins:
- a CDS encoding acetyltransferase, whose translation is MKRFDIFNGDADGICALHQLRLAEPADTILITGAKREVTLLHRANAQPGDSVTVLDISLDANRDPFVALLALGVKIDYFDHHFSGPIPANALLTTHIDTSPDTCTALLVDRHLQGRYTRWAVVAAYGDNLHPAAHRAATACAMNSSDERKLRELGEAINYNAYGDSVGDLAVDPVDMYRAIQPYADPLEFIASTSVLPELQARRTEDLEMALGLVEVRRLANGTLHILPDAAWARRVRGDFANLVARRDPARAHAVLTAGADGRYTGSVRAPLDCPRGADVLCRKFGGNGRVAAAGIDGLDRARLDEFAAAFSIAFCGESRGAGGR
- a CDS encoding response regulator, whose protein sequence is MIKVLLADDHTLVRDGLRHILQQANGFEVAGEACDSATTIALIRATQAHVLVLDLSMPGRNGIELIKQIKEEKPDLRILVLTMHAEQQYAVRAFKAGASGYLTKESASAELVGAVTKVASGGVYVSLAMAERFAQNLNEPADTLPHQRLSDREFDVFRRLVEGQSITGIANELCVSVKTISTHKTRILEKMQMPNENGLVRYAIRHKLFDDENDL
- the paaA gene encoding 1,2-phenylacetyl-CoA epoxidase subunit PaaA, giving the protein MYTQSLDIPGHVAPLDADANSPEQARFDAVMAADGKIEPQDWMPDAYRKTLVRQISQHAHSEIVGMLPEGNWITRAPSLKRKAILIAKVQDEAGHGLYLYSAAETLGVSREQLIDALHAGKAKYSSIFNYPTPTWADVGVIGWLVDGAAIMNQIPLCRCTYGPYARAMIRICKEESFHQRQGFDALLAMMAGTAAQRELMQQAVNRWWWPVLMMFGPSDRDSVHSNQSAQWGIKRITNDDLRQKFVDATVEQAKVLGVTLPDAQLKWNAARGHYDYGDIDWEEFWRVVNGDGPCNRERLATRVKAHEDGAWVREAALAHADKQRQRAQQHAA
- a CDS encoding Acg family FMN-binding oxidoreductase — its product is MSDAAQHDAWEIGEPHFPASTPVEQQLRFALHYAVLAPSNHNTQPWRFIVDGETVQICADRMRALPVVDPFDRELLMSCGAALFNLRVALCRLGLAYAITLFPAEADPDIVALVRVSRDGPRDPHLHDLFDALTERVTTRAPFVDNPVPAALQRKFSDGCDDEGALACCVEQKAAREALARLIADADRAQFADPRFRRELASWIHPRRRDDGMPAYGTAVGALLDFAAPLVSLAVRVFDAGAGQPATHQHLVDGSPLMVGIATMRDDREAWLAAGQALERMLLVAASAGLTASYLNQPIEVDALRERLRTLLRTDAFPQLLLRVGRGPRVRHAPRRPLADVVS
- the paaB gene encoding 1,2-phenylacetyl-CoA epoxidase subunit PaaB: MNREWPIWEVFVRSKQGLDHKHCGSLHAADAPMALRMARDVYTRRQEGVSIWVVPSAAITASAPDEKAELFEPAGDKIYRHPTFYTLPDEVNHM
- the paaC gene encoding 1,2-phenylacetyl-CoA epoxidase subunit PaaC, whose amino-acid sequence is MSITPEHLQYVLRLADTALILGQRNSEWCGHGPILEEDIALSNMSLDLIGQARLLYTHAATLEQQLTGRQRSEDDYAYFRAEREFANYTLAELPHYGPLAGTAQAQKDYAVTIVRNFLYATLMMRLWGALTGSADEQLAAIAAKSVKETQYHVHHAGEWLIRFGDGTDESHRRAQAALDYLMPYTYEFFSADAVEDAIAAAGVGPRTSTLEAAWLDDVRATLDAATLTLPAALRHVSTGKHGEHSEHMGFVLAEMQSLARQHPGASW
- a CDS encoding zinc-dependent alcohol dehydrogenase family protein, producing the protein MSRTVRFTEAGAPEVLRFVEESVRGPGRGEVRINVKAIGLNRAEAMWRTDRYIEPVRFPAGLGYEAAGIVDAVGEGVVNFAPGDEVSVIPSFSMNQYFTYGEVIIVPDHAVVRHPKSLSFAEAASVWMMFVTAYGALIEDARVGAGDHVVVPAASSSVGLAAIQLANYSGATSIAVTRHAGKRQQLLDAGAAHVIVTDESDLVEEIMRITDGKGARVAFDPVGGPNFAKLIEALSFQGIAYLYGALDERATTLPVLQMIARMNSVKAHNIWLTSGDPTRRKAAVEFVLKGLGSGSLKPVIDRTFAFDEIVDAHRYLETNGQFGKIVVTV
- the paaD gene encoding 1,2-phenylacetyl-CoA epoxidase subunit PaaD, with protein sequence MTTSTATTATTDPALTRAWSVLEAVPDPEIPVVSIRELGILRDVRRAADGALEVVITPTYSGCPAMSQIAEDIGRALEAAQLTPYRVATVLAPAWTTDWITAEAREKLRVYGIAPPTGNCGSAAHASAAPQEKVLRFVPRALPAPACPRCGSAHTERLAQFGSTACKALYRCLDCREPFDYFKPY
- a CDS encoding bifunctional aminoglycoside phosphotransferase/ATP-binding protein; amino-acid sequence: MSAPPSRKPSARRADATLHGSLHVANRLRAARRSLRGLDATLRRPGTYRHPAGGIVRIETHISVVYLAGRFAYKIIKPVAPGFADFTSASTRQRCCEAQLRLNRPLARGIYAAVIPIARRAGVLALGAGGVAVEHVVKMRRFDEAMLFSSLAANGALTPRDIDGAAKRLADYHLSAPRNAPSSRYGSATLVRAQIETINAPLLANCSHPALPGIAAWCARQLDELAPLIERRRAEGFVRGCHGDLHLDNVVRWRGAIAMFDCIDFDDALRWIDVAADVAFLVMDLCARAQPRLANRLLNRWLETSGDYAALSLMPLYIAYRALVRAWVACLKAGHVAGRNVALPQPALRYLEVARAQTQKPRPVLLLCHGFSGSGKSVASRALADLCGAVRVSSDAERKRMRPASDAQMALGAEHYTQAARHAIYDHLLGLTHGVLQTGHSVIVDATFLESSQRGTFLALAERLGVPARILDFRADPAVLAQRIEARRRGPRDLSDADTATLARQLANADVLTPAEQALTLSFDTAVPMAAFDSPAFWRPVIDLMQPGIETVAAASRVTDTAR